A region of Gracilinanus agilis isolate LMUSP501 chromosome 3, AgileGrace, whole genome shotgun sequence DNA encodes the following proteins:
- the LOC123240638 gene encoding toll/interleukin-1 receptor domain-containing adapter protein isoform X2: MAGWFRQILHKPKKHHARSESHTNDVSELPSQSSSLPPSQESTSAPTPKLADTDSRSSGSRWSKTYDVCVCHSEEDLIPAQELVSYLENEPDALRCFLNLRDATPGGAIVSELCQAMGSSHCCVLFITPHFLQDPWCKYQMLQALSEAPGSEGHTIPLVTGLARSNYPPELRFMYYVDGNGPDNGFPKVKNTVWRYLQKFS, encoded by the exons ATGGCTG gCTGGTTCCGGCAGATTCTGCATAAACCCAAGAAACACCATGCACGGTCAGAAAGCCACACTAACGATGTCTCCGAGCTACCTTCCCAAAGCAGTTCTCTACCTCCAAGTCAGGAGTCTACCAGTGCTCCCACCCCAAAACTAGCAGACACAGACAGCAGGAGCAGTGGCTCTCGCTGGAGCAAGACTTATGACGTGTGTGTGTGCCACAGTGAGGAAGACCTGATACCTGCCCAGGAGCTGGTTTCCTATCTGGAGAATGAGCCTGATGCACTTCGATGCTTCCTGAATCTTCGAGACGCAACCCCAGGCGGTGCCATCGTGTCGGAACTGTGCCAGGCGATGGGCAGCAGCCACTGCTGTGTGTTATTTATCACCCCCCACTTCCTTCAGGACCCCTGGTGCAAGTACCAAATGTTACAAGCATTAAGTGAGGCCCCTGGCTCAGAGGGCCACACCATACCCTTGGTGACTGGCCTGGCTCGAAGCAATTACCCCCCAGAGCTCCGATTCATGTACTATGTGGATGGCAATGGTCCCGACAATGGATTTCCAAAGGTCAAGAACACAGTCTGGCGTT ATCTGCAAAAATTTAGCTGA
- the LOC123240638 gene encoding toll/interleukin-1 receptor domain-containing adapter protein isoform X1 — MAGWFRQILHKPKKHHARSESHTNDVSELPSQSSSLPPSQESTSAPTPKLADTDSRSSGSRWSKTYDVCVCHSEEDLIPAQELVSYLENEPDALRCFLNLRDATPGGAIVSELCQAMGSSHCCVLFITPHFLQDPWCKYQMLQALSEAPGSEGHTIPLVTGLARSNYPPELRFMYYVDGNGPDNGFPKICKNLAEIYTPSHHRGAQDVGARLELELEGTLRVSKKLWWRTRQVLSGFVASRHFYSASEIAHSWLLQYLGFPFLSTQIWP; from the exons ATGGCTG gCTGGTTCCGGCAGATTCTGCATAAACCCAAGAAACACCATGCACGGTCAGAAAGCCACACTAACGATGTCTCCGAGCTACCTTCCCAAAGCAGTTCTCTACCTCCAAGTCAGGAGTCTACCAGTGCTCCCACCCCAAAACTAGCAGACACAGACAGCAGGAGCAGTGGCTCTCGCTGGAGCAAGACTTATGACGTGTGTGTGTGCCACAGTGAGGAAGACCTGATACCTGCCCAGGAGCTGGTTTCCTATCTGGAGAATGAGCCTGATGCACTTCGATGCTTCCTGAATCTTCGAGACGCAACCCCAGGCGGTGCCATCGTGTCGGAACTGTGCCAGGCGATGGGCAGCAGCCACTGCTGTGTGTTATTTATCACCCCCCACTTCCTTCAGGACCCCTGGTGCAAGTACCAAATGTTACAAGCATTAAGTGAGGCCCCTGGCTCAGAGGGCCACACCATACCCTTGGTGACTGGCCTGGCTCGAAGCAATTACCCCCCAGAGCTCCGATTCATGTACTATGTGGATGGCAATGGTCCCGACAATGGATTTCCAAAG ATCTGCAAAAATTTAGCTGAGATATATACCCCATCTCATCACCGTGGAGCCCAGGATGTTGGAGCAAGACTGGaattggagctagaagggacactGAGGGTCTCCAAAAAGCTGTGGTGGAGAACCAGACAGGTGCTCTCAGGATTCGTGGCCTCAAGACATTTCTATTCTGCCTCTGAGATAGCCCACAGCTGGCTTCTCCAGTACTTGGGATTTCCCTTCCTAAGTACCCAGATATGGCCATGA